The proteins below are encoded in one region of Apium graveolens cultivar Ventura chromosome 4, ASM990537v1, whole genome shotgun sequence:
- the LOC141718130 gene encoding uncharacterized protein LOC141718130 — protein sequence MDRANRPPDSWDPLSNSLAGTSSIRPERTGRALFGSAADYPATNNRSVLSKGRVVQMYDDYSVPRGFCWLYAPREGERIYDTPGVAEGYGGCAVGVSEAAFKCGLRVPPLKLIKHLFFQMGIALRQMDPNGFIHINCFQNRCLHAGIAPNTRLFRYHYDFRKNPKSPDFYTIARRAGRPDWTATNSNNKSTHTHWCYVSGPRLASMSVWRDVNPSLLLMPSLTLEEKENYTALVDVSVKKLGPVEFRDKDWLFSLWGGVSSREALIERKKARAAEKRAAEEAAKKVSDRRATPDPSEDTGERAQTERALPPRQSHAASEAEEGDDLEYMGEGNPSKRTRSKEGIVRSYLPGWGVLTSDHIVYPARQSTQEVASDLCHDLQLLVDLPTFTSASATEACTELLSFLSLAAPWAAAVEDKVKDMETRMVEVKELERRATAAEEELVRVKAQNEVEATVLKEDKSRLENELEKANRRISHRNVQLKRSQKELWKKQKQLDRTEDLLLFVIGTPAFELL from the exons ATGGACCGAGCGAACCGCCCCCCAGATTCTTGGGACCCCTTGTCGAACAGCTTGGCGGGAACGTCTTCTATTCGCCCCGAGCGGACGGGACGGGCCCTTTTTGGTTCGGCCGCGGACTATCCTGCAACCAACAATCGATCAGTACTGTCGAAGGGACGCGTGGTTCAGATGTACGATGATTATTCCGTCCCTCGAGGGTTCTGTTGGCTGTATGCGCCGAGGGAGGGCGAAAGGATCTACGATACTCCCGGGGTGGCGGAGGGATACGGAGGCTGCGCCGTAGGGGTTTCGGAAGCGGCCTTTAAGTGTGGCTTAAGGGTGCCTCCGTTGAAGCTAATAAAGCATCTTTTCTTCCAGATGGGCATCGCCCTCAGACAGATGGACCCAAATGGGTTCATCCATATTAACTGTTTCCAGAACAGATGCCTTCACGCCGGGATCGCACCCAACACTCGTCTATTCCGGTACCATTATGACTTTCGGAAGAACCCGAAGAGTCCCGATTTTTACACCATCGCCCGTCGAGCAGGGCGACCTGATTGGACGGCGACCAACTCGAACAACAAAtccactcacactcattggtgcTATGTGAGTGGTCCACGGTTGGCTTCCATGTCGGTTTGGCGAGATGTGAATCCCTCGCTGCTTCTTATGCCGAGCCTGACCTTGGAGGAGAAGGAGAATTACACGGCGTTGGTGGACGTCAGTGTGAAGAAGTTGGGTCCCGTAGAGTTTCGGGACAAGGACTGGCTCTTCAGCTTGTGGGGTGGGG TGTCTTCGAGAGAGGCTTTGATCGAGAGGAAAAAGGCCAGGGCGGCCGAGAAGAGAGCGGCTGAGGAGGCGGCGAAGAAGGTCTCCGATCGGAGGGCTACGCCAGATCCTTCGGAGGACACAGGCGAGAGGGCTCAGACCGAGAGGGCTTTGCCGCCCCGCCAATCTCATGCGGCTTCTGAGGCCGAGGAAGGGGACGACCTGGAGTACATGGGAGAGGGAAACCCTTCCAAGCGGACCCGGAGTAAGGAGGGGATCGTGCGTTCCTATCTCCCAGGGTGGGGCGTGCTCACATCCGACCATATTGTGTACCCGGCCCGGCAATCCACACAGGAGGTGGCTTCAGACTTGTGCCATGACCTCCAGCTTCTGGTCGATCTTCCGACCTTCACTTCGGCCTCTGCTACCGAGGCTTGTACGGAGCTTCTGTCCTTCCTGTCCCTG GCTGCTCCTTGGGCCGCAGCCGTGGAGGATAAAGTTAAGGACATGGAGACTCGGATGGTCGAGGTGAAGGAGTTGGAGAGGAGGGCCACGGCAGCCGAGGAGGAACTTGTAAGGGTGAAAGCCCAGAACGAGGTCGAGGCCACTGTGCTGAAGGAGGACAAATCCCGGCTGGAGAATGAATTGGAGAAGGCGAACCGGAGGATCTCCCACCGAAACGTCCAGCTGAAGAGGTCCCAAAAGGAGCTTTGGAAGAAGCAAAAGCAGCTGGACCGGACGGAGGATCTCCTACTTTTTGTAATCGGTACTCCTGCCTTCGAGCTTTTGTAA
- the LOC141718693 gene encoding MDIS1-interacting receptor like kinase 2-like — MKYNTILLLLTCLAVAEGTSSSSSTNIWPSLTLLYIVIPLSIILPLLILTFCFFVCRNTPTVDHTGYKNQNMMNVTKGDVCSILNFDGNIAYEDIIRATNNFDIRYCIGTGSYGSVYEARLPSGNTVALKKLHRREAEDPAFDRSFRNEVHVLSNIRHKNIVKLYGFCLHRRCMFLIYEYMDKGSLFCALRNDTYAIQLDWSKRVNIVKGIAQALCYLHHHCSPPILHRDISSNNILLNSKMEAFVADFGASRLLDPESSNQTIIAGTYGYIAPELAYTMAVTEKCDVYSFGVVALEIMMGKHPGDFISSFPTLRFTQNGMLNNVLDARLAHPTKQQELDIILVLKQAFACLNSNPKLRPSMIRLSQEFRETGKTVSATCIYTTCVEQVC, encoded by the exons ATGAAGTACAATACGATCCTACTGCTACTTACATGCTTAGCAGTGGCAGAGGGCACCTCATCATCGTCGTCCACAAATATATGGCCTTCTCTTACCCTTCTTTACATAGTTATTCCCCTAAGCATCATTCTTCCTTTGTTGATACTAACCTTCTGCTTTTTCGTTTGTCGGAATACACCTACTGTTGATCACACAGGGTATAAGAATCAGAACATGATGAATGTGACGAAAGGTGATGTGTGTTCAATATTGAACTTTGACGGAAACATTGCTTATGAGGACATTATAAGAGCCACAAATAATTTTGACATTAGATACTGCATTGGAACCGGAAGCTATGGAAGTGTATACGAAGCTAGGTTGCCAAGCGGTAACACTGTGGCGCTCAAGAAACTTCATCGCCGGGAAGCCGAGGATCCAGCTTTTGACAGAAGTTTTAGAAATGAGGTGCACGTGTTGTCAAATATTAGACACAAGAATATTGTGAAGCTTTACGGATTCTGCTTGCATAGGCGATGCATGTTTCTTATCTACGAGTACATGGACAAGGGAAGTTTATTTTGTGCCCTCAGAAATGACACCTACGCCATCCAATTAGACTGGAGCAAGAGGGTGAACATTGTAAAAGGTATAGCACAAGCTTTATGTTACTTGCACCACCACTGCAGTCCACCAATACTTCACCGAGACATATCGAGTAATAACATACTATTGAACTCCAAAATGGAAGCATTCGTTGCTGACTTTGGTGCATCAAGGTTGCTAGACCCTGAATCGTCCAATCAAACTATAATTGCAGGAACTTACGGTTATATTGCTCCAG AGCTTGCATACACAATGGCTGTGACCGAAAAATGTGACGTGTATAGCTTTGGAGTGGTGGCACTAGAAATTATGATGGGAAAGCATCCAGGAGACTTCATCTCGTCATTCCCAACTCTCAGATTTACTCAAAATGGAATGCTGAACAATGTGTTGGACGCACGCCTTGCACATCCAACAAAACAACAAGAACTAGACATTATTCTTGTTTTGAAGCAAGCATTTGCGTGTTTAAACTCCAATCCCAAACTTCGACCATCTATGATTAGGTTATCTCAGGAGTTTCGGGAAACCGGGAAAACAGTGTCTGCAACTTGTATTTATACCACTTGTGTTGAACAAGTTTGCTGA